DNA from Rosa rugosa chromosome 6, drRosRugo1.1, whole genome shotgun sequence:
GGCCCATATTGAAACACCAGATAATGAAATTTTCACTGGGCAAAGTAAACTGCAGGGTGCAGTTTGAAGAAGACCCAAGAGACAAAACATGAACAACTTGCCCTAAAGATTCTTTTCAGTAATCAAAATGGGGTAAGCTGTTAAGAGAAGTCTGAAAGGAAATTCCAGCTAGGCATTTCAACAAACACCTTAGGCACAAGAAACCCAAGTCTTCTACTTTCTAACAATTTGAGATTGCTTAACACCCAGAAAAGTAGTAATCTTTCAAGTAGTTAAATAACTCCAAGCACAACAAACCCAGAAACTAAAATGAACTAAGAAGATGGAAAATCTACATAAGCATATGTGGGTAGAAAGAGAAATTAAATTACTGAAATGTGAACCCAAATGCGTGAAGAAGGCGAACAGGGAAATACGTAAGAAAAGACGGGGAGAATAGAGTACTTACAGTGACCATGAAAGCTATGTTCTTTGGTAGAACAGAGAGCTAAAAGATAAAGAGAAGGAATTAGGAATTAGGAATATGCAAAGCTTTGCTTATTTGTGCTTTAGTCCTGGTTTTCAGTCGAATTTGTTTTCagtctctattttttttttctctttttttttttataccaaAAAAAGTTACAtcacaaaaccaaaagaaaagtcCTGAAGGCAACCAAAGTTAAGTAAATCAAAACTATTAACTAGAGCTGCTGAAGGAGGCAACTAGCTGCACATCCAAGATTGAATTTGTTTTCATCCTCTAAATACTttgattgattttagggttATTATATATGAAATTTGGGATTTATCTCTACTTTGATTATATGAATGCATGATACCTGAAGTCCTGAACTCTATATATTTTTATCACAACCGGGATCCAAAGTGTTTCATTCATCTCAAATGTTACTCAACGTCAAACTTACGTTTATCTGCCATAAAAAACTGACATGTTCAATGCGCATGCCTATTTTTCATTGACAATTTCGATATTTACCACTTATAAATTAAGCCACATGCATGGTTCTTTTACTTATATGATACTTTTTCATGTTTTTGAGTCGAGCGGTTTCATTTTATCTTAATGCTTACTTCAATTTTACGCGTTACTATTATTTTAAAGCTGTAATAATTACCGAGTTCTAGTTGGTCCCGAAGTTATGATTTGTGGCATAACTCAAAACAAAGCATTGTTTCTCCTCTCCTCGATGGCAACCAAAGCATGCCTATTTTTCATGCTTAGCTCCTTGTTTCTTCTTTGGAAGTTAAAAGTTAGCTCCTCGTTTCTTCTTCGGAATTTAAGCAATGCAGCATCATTGAAAGTTTGTAACTTGGAAGCCATATATCAATTTGGGGATTCTTTCTCCGACACCGGAAATGCGATACGTGAAAACAAAGCTCTAGAGGCTACTAAGCTCCCTTATGGCTTAAATCTTCCCAGGGAACCAAACGGTCGATTTTCCGACGGGATGTTGGTTATAGATTTTGAAGGTAAGGTTATCTAACTTGCTAATTaattagttatatatatatatatatatatatatatatatatatatatattttcgaaGATATGTCTTGTGTATCAAATATATGTGCATGGAGGTCAATCTTTGTTATCGATCTCCACATGAACAATCCCCATTTACATTTGCAGCACAAGCAGCTGGGCTTCCATTTCTTAAGCCATATTTGGATCGGGAAGCGAAAGATTACCACAACGGAAAGAACTTTGCTGTTAGTTCTGCTAGCGTTTTGCCAAAAGGTGTTCTTAAAGAGAAATCAATATTCTTCCCAGAAACAATGACAAACATTACGCTACATAAGCAAGTGGATTGGATGGCCACTTACTTCAATGAAACCCCCTATTTTAGTAAAGGTTAGACTCCCTTCCATTTTTGATCGATCCATGCGTGATTGTATATCTATTGTATATATGTATGATCTACATATATGTACCGTAGATACCTTgatatttatttttggtttatGTATGATGAACAGACCGCGCAGAGAAGCTTAAGAGGTCACTCTTTTTCATCGGACCAATGGCACATGGTGATTATATGTATTCAATGGACTTGAGTCGTAAATCTTCAGAATGGGTAAAGAGCAATTTGGTTCCAGATATCGTCCAAACCATCAAGGAAGCTGCCACAGTATGTTAATTAGTTTCCTTAATTAAACTTCTATTACCACTTACTTTCTATTTAGAGCAAGTTAAATGACAATGCTCTTTTGAACtgctttttaatttttagaGGGTCATTGCTTTTGGTGCTGTGAAAGTGGTCATCCCAGGAATATACGCATTTGGTTGTTTTAAAGCTCCAGGTTATAATGTATCGCTATGCGACCAGGGCAAAAATAGTGTTGCAACCACTCACAACGATCTGCTTCGGAGAGCAATTGAGGAGTTAAAGAAACAACACCCTAATGTGACTATTGTATATGCAGATTATTACAGTGCATTCATGTCCTTCTTCCCCAAGGCACTTAGTCTAGGGTTTGAACCTGCGAACAAGCCATGCTGTTTCGGTACACACAAAAATGGTCCAGGACATGGTTTTAACCCGGATAACATGTGTGGAAAGCCTGGAGTACAAGCTTGTGCTACCCCTGCGAAACGAATCAACTGGGATGGTAGTCATATGACGCAACATGCATACAAGTTAATAGCAGATTTGATAATTCCTGACATCGCAGCCAAGCTTAAATGCAGTGCATAAGTTACTAAGTAGTTCTTTAATTTGTATTTGAAATGAAAAAGGTGAGCAAGTTTTATGTATGTAACTAAGCTGAGAGATTCTGTTAAGACAtggaatttcatttttccttaaTGAGAAGGCGATTTTTAATACATATTGCATGAATGTATTCCATCTAGTGTCACTAGTTTCATAAATTTGGCCATCATTTCTGTGCATATAATTAATATTGAATACATTCAACTTTCATTTTGTATACTGAAACTTTTAACTTTGCCACTATTAGTTCTTTGCTGGATTTCTGCCTTTTGATTGCACCCTCTTCACTTGACCAGAGCAGATCGATCACCATATATAGTTCCAATTTGAGCCACCAGGTCTTGTACTGTAGAGAACCTGTGGCGTTTTTTCAACTTGAGTTGTACTGCTTTTTGAGACAAATTTCGTCACCTCCCTGCTAACCAAATCTAAGCCTAGAACTTGTAACAGTACTTGGTTTAAACCAAGTTTTGTTACAAGTTCTAGGCTTAGATTTACTATAATATCATTGGGACTTAATGCACTTGAAATGTTCAATGAAATGCGTTGTATACAATACAATTTGACATCACTCTGTTTGAAAATATCAACTGTTGTGAAGTAAACAATGGTTGTTTGATAAAACTCTCTTTAGATTAGGTGATAGATTGATTACCTTTTGCAATAAGCAATGCCTTAAAAGGGTAGGTCGGTAAGGTAGTTTTAAACTTGAGTAGACTTCCAAACTATATGAGAAGGTAAGCCACCCAGTACCACTATTCTACACTACCCCAGCTAGATTTCATCAAACATTGAGAACTTTGGAGCCATACTCTCTATAAATACCCTTCACTCTCTTCCTTCAACTCAAACAAGAAACGAAGATCAAGTTCCTTATTATTCAACTAAAATGGCAGGCCTCATGCATTGTTCCCTATTATCTATCATGGTAGCAGCATTGTGTTTGTCAAGCATTGACATGAGCTTTGGCGCCAGGCACCTGTTGCAGACATCAATTCCATCGATTCCGATTCCCAAGGGTGCATTGCCTCCACTGCCTTCCACACTGCCTATGCCAACTTCACTGCCACAATTGCCAACATTGCCAAAACCCACAACACAAATCCCATCTCTGCCAAGCACCCAAATCCCATCTCTACCAAATCCAACAATGCCAAACCTTCCCACAGCTCCTAAGTTCACTCTACCTCCACTTCCAACTACATTCCCCACCATCCCCACTACGATCCCTCCACTTCCCACCTTTCCAACCACAATTCCAACAGTTCCATCCCTCTCACCTCCATCGAATTAAACAGCTTCCTAGTCCTACTTGGAAATCATGGAACCTGCAGCGGTTCTGTATTTCAGTGTCTACTGTTACAGGATTGAGCTAGTCCATACACTTATACGTTGTCTTGtggatttctttatttttaagcATCGATTCTAGATGCATCCTGTTGTAGTCTTTTGATCATTTTCACTTGTAATATTGTTGTTATTTTTGTTGCCTTGTCCTCTGTTGTTATATACAGATATACTTTTTACTGAGCTCCTCTGAAATTTCATTCCTAGTTAGTGGTTATCATATCATCCATGAAGACCGAGCATCTCAAGGACTTATATATTAATCCCAAATTCCCAACCATTCATTTCAAGCAATGATTACTTGTATAGATCTGTTTGGCAAAACGAAAGATCGAAGTTGCACAGATTCAAAACCAAGAGTTCATTTCTAGATTCTAGGTGTCAAAACATATCATTCTGTTACTCTGAACTTCTATGCTATGACCCAATTAGTTGTTATCACCCTCAAGAATCCCAACTGTCTCAAGCTAATTAATCATCGTTATCTGTATGGTAAAATTACCAGCATGAGAAGCAATCTGTGATATTTCCCTATAACGCTCAATAAATTACTACACTCCCTAACATCCAATACACCAAAATCGCTGCACCACTTGAGCAACACAATGAGGTCATTGCTATCTAGCTATATTCACTTGTCCATCCTTGCATGGTTTTTCGCTCATAATTTAACACTAAACTGACGGAAAATGCCGCATTGCTTgggaaaatatacactaaaatcttaatttatttttaatttttataagcAATGACATAAATTAGAGAACAAAAGGTACAGATTCTTAAACTAGCTAATCATAAAGTGAACTCAAAACTTATGGCTTATCGTGAAGCCTCTAAAGAGAGTATCCAAAAGCCTCTAAAGAGATAGTATCCAAAAATATGGATTAGGCTTATCGTGAAGCCTCTAAAGAGATAGTATCCAAAAAAATGGATTAGGATGGAATAACTTCATCATTTATTCAAATTGCACTTCAAAGGAAAGGCATTGCAACATGGCTTTTTTACGTACTAAACGTGTAGTGATACAACTCTAACAAGTGATCCAAAGAACAATCATGTTCATTCACTCAATATTCAGCTAGATCTAAACCCAATGGTGACAAATAATGATATTATGAGTGCGTCTATTAATTTGCCTCATTATTCTCACCCTTGAATTTAGAATTTTAGATCTAATGACTTATGAGCACAATTGAGTAAGTAATTACTTAACTTGGTACACATGCCTAAACCGGGCCAACTCTAATAACCATTCCACACTATTGCAAGCCAAGACCTGAATTCCATTATTCAGTCCAAATCTAATTACCGCCATTAGATCCCACTCCCCTAGCTAGAAGCCGCCACCACCAAATCCTAACTGCAACCGACTAAGCGCCCGCCCTCAAAACCGAGACGCCTTCCTTAATAATAGTCTAATAGACCACAACCCACCACCGTGATCAAACGCCTTCTGCCACAGAAGTgataaagggaaaaaaaaacccCGAAGAAGTTTCACAAAAAACGATCAAAAGGCTGACAAGTGCGGAAGCAGAACTAGCAAGAGGATAGAGTCCAAATACACCCAATATGGAAAGTCTAGTAGAACCATCCTTTGGAAATTTGGGgtattaaataaaaagaaagaaagtagtGCAACGTGCACCCTCAAAACAATTACTAGTTCCAAACACTACTCTTCTCTTGGTGGACTTCGAGCTACTCCTCTCTTTGTGGACTTCGAAGATGCCAATTACGTTTGTTTTGAACAGGTCACATTCACCGAAGATGCCAATTAATTAGTGAAGCATACGCGGTAGCTTATTACAGATGAACAATTACTTGTAAAAACTTGAGAACCAGTACTACACGACTAGCTAACTAAAAATAAATGAATCCTTTAGAAATATAAAGTTTGAACACGTTTTAAGGACACGGTTCTTCAGTTTTCGTAGTGATCATGGATTGCAATGATGAGTAGAATATTTAGAATAGCTGATGATTTCGTGTAATCTTGTAATTATACGTGGTTCACTATAATCTCATAATGACTCGGTGCACATGACATGTTCGATGAAGTGCTTGGCATACATACCTTTAAACCTCAATACCTCATAAATCTGCCGGATAATATAAACTGTTTTCAAGTAAACAAAGGTTACTAGATAAATCTCTGTTTAGCACAAATCGTAGACAGCTTACCATAATCAAGAAATCTCCTAATGAGGGTAGGTAGGTAAGgtagttttaacttttaaacTTGAGTAGGCTTCCAAACTATATGAGAAGGTAAGCCACCCATTACCACTATTCTACACTACCCCAGCTAGATTTCAACAAACATTGAGAACTTTGGTGCATTACTCTCTATAAATACCCTTAACTGTTCCTTCAACTCAAACAAGAAACGAAGATCGATCAAGTTCCTAATTATTCAACTAAAATGGCAGGCCTCAAGCATTGTTCCCTATTATCTATCATGGTAGCAGCATTGTGTTTGTCGAGCATTGACATCAGCTTTGGCGCCAGGCACCTGTTGCAGACATCAATTCCATTGATTCCAGTTCCCAAGGGTGCAGTGCCTCCACTGCCTATGCCAACTCCTCTGCCACCATTGCCACCACTGCCAAAACCCACAACACAAATCCCACCTCTGCCAAGCACCCAAATGCCATCTCTACCAAATCCAACATTGCCAAACCTTCCCACTGCTCCCAAGTTCACTCTACCTCCACTTCCTGCCACTACATTCCCCAACTTCCCCACTACAATCCCTTCACTTCCCAACATTCCGACCACAATTCCATCAATTCCTTTTCTCTCACCTCCTCCATCAAACTAAACTCTCATCCTTGGAAATCACGGAACCTGCAGTGGTTCTGCATGTGAGTCGACACTGATACAGGATATATTGATCGATTCTATACTTTATACACGTTTGTTTATCTTGTggaattctttcttttcttgcatCCATCCTGATGCAGTATGTTTTAGTCTTCGGATCAGTTT
Protein-coding regions in this window:
- the LOC133716812 gene encoding acetylajmalan esterase-like, which gives rise to MATKACLFFMLSSLFLLWKLKVSSSFLLRNLSNAASLKVCNLEAIYQFGDSFSDTGNAIRENKALEATKLPYGLNLPREPNGRFSDGMLVIDFEAQAAGLPFLKPYLDREAKDYHNGKNFAVSSASVLPKGVLKEKSIFFPETMTNITLHKQVDWMATYFNETPYFSKDRAEKLKRSLFFIGPMAHGDYMYSMDLSRKSSEWVKSNLVPDIVQTIKEAATRVIAFGAVKVVIPGIYAFGCFKAPGYNVSLCDQGKNSVATTHNDLLRRAIEELKKQHPNVTIVYADYYSAFMSFFPKALSLGFEPANKPCCFGTHKNGPGHGFNPDNMCGKPGVQACATPAKRINWDGSHMTQHAYKLIADLIIPDIAAKLKCSA